A single region of the Halonatronomonas betaini genome encodes:
- a CDS encoding ABC transporter ATP-binding protein — protein sequence MMSPILDINDLYLSFSTEEGELEAINGLNLEVEQGKIHGLIGETGCGKSVTGRTVLGLFDSNTMIKGGEILYNGDDLLAKTQHELQRDYRGNEIAMIFQDPGSSLNPVFTIEDQLDEVLRIYQPGKKADRKKKMIEALDSVRLPDPERLLKKYPHQLSGGMKQRVMIALNLACQPALLIADEPTTALDVSIQAQFIKVLKDLQKEIDITILYITHDMAVVSEICDQVSVMYAGRIVENVPMEELFNNPVHPYSKLLVSSVLGPETSIDNLVEISGSVPRLINPPPGCRFHPRCDHAKPECKEEPPELKEVAPDHQVACFKEDLS from the coding sequence ATGATGTCACCAATACTCGATATCAATGATTTATATCTCTCCTTTTCAACAGAAGAGGGAGAATTAGAAGCAATAAATGGTTTGAATTTAGAAGTTGAACAGGGTAAAATCCATGGTTTAATAGGCGAGACTGGCTGTGGCAAAAGTGTTACTGGTAGAACAGTTTTAGGCCTCTTTGACAGTAATACTATGATTAAAGGCGGCGAAATCCTTTATAATGGAGATGATCTTCTGGCAAAGACTCAGCATGAGTTGCAGAGGGATTATCGAGGCAATGAAATAGCCATGATTTTTCAGGACCCGGGCTCATCATTAAATCCTGTTTTTACAATTGAAGATCAGTTAGATGAAGTATTAAGAATATATCAGCCTGGGAAAAAGGCTGATAGAAAAAAGAAGATGATTGAAGCCTTAGATAGTGTCAGGTTACCTGATCCAGAAAGATTGTTAAAAAAATATCCCCATCAGCTATCTGGGGGCATGAAACAAAGGGTGATGATTGCTTTAAATCTGGCCTGCCAGCCAGCTTTATTGATTGCAGATGAACCGACAACAGCTTTAGATGTCTCGATTCAGGCCCAATTTATCAAGGTATTAAAAGACTTACAAAAAGAGATTGATATTACGATTCTATATATAACCCATGATATGGCAGTAGTTAGTGAAATCTGTGACCAGGTTTCTGTTATGTATGCAGGTCGAATAGTTGAAAATGTTCCAATGGAAGAACTTTTTAATAATCCTGTCCATCCCTATAGTAAATTACTGGTAAGTTCTGTTTTAGGACCTGAGACCAGTATTGATAATCTAGTTGAGATTTCAGGGTCTGTACCGAGGTTAATTAATCCTCCTCCAGGCTGTAGATTCCATCCCAGATGCGATCATGCAAAGCCAGAATGCAAAGAAGAGCCACCTGAATTAAAGGAAGTAGCTCCAGATCATCAGGTTGCCTGTTTTAAGGAGGACTTATCATGA